The stretch of DNA TTTGAGTAGCCCAATTCAATTACagttggctgattagatattttgATAACGATCAAAAAActgatgaaatgtgtttttttttgtgtttaggGCCATTATTGagttcacagtttggatgtatCCTGTAGGACAGCATTTTACTCCAGCCTggggttttatttgtttattttatttccactgTGATGGGAGCTGACATTTAAATGCTGTTAATGGAGAATGTGTACCATGGGAGTTGCTGCTTTACATCAGGATCCCTGGCTATAATGTAGACCCAGCGTGTCAAAACCTGTCCTCATTAGAGAAGAAACTCTAGACACAgccatgcctttttttttttttctcctcagtctACCCAATGATTTTCACCTTGCCCTGTGTGCTGCTTCTTACGTTCAGGTAGACACACCTTGGAAACCTGTCATGTTGGCTTAtgttggcgtgtgtgtgtgcgtagcaGATGTGAGTAAATGCCAGCAAGTAAATCACAAGAAGTTCTatagaaatgaaaataatcgaatATATTTAAATGCCATGGTCTGTGTTTGACCTCTCCTTTTAAGGAGTGGCACAGGGATTAGTACCATGACGACCTACGGAATTTCAAAATCAACTAATTGATTCTGGAAGTGAAACTTCTCATTATAGttaccattttttttcctttgtgtcgTCTGTGTtgcagtactttttttttttttttttttaacctcaagGTTAACGAATGTCAGCCCTTTCATTATCATTCATCTTATGAAAAGCTTCAAGATTGAAGGCTAAGATTTGACCTAAtctgtgtttgtaaaagtgaaATGATTTGTGACGGCATGGCAGTCTTTAAACAAAGAATTTCTGTGTTGGACATGTGTAATGTTTCTTCAATGGATTCTTGTCACCGTTTGTTGGAAGACTGCGGCACAGACAGCCGTTCATTGTGCTCCTCGTACACTGTTGGCTTTGTCTGACTTTGATGCTAACAGAGCAGTATCTATCGGAGtagcctctctttttttctttttgtttttttccatcccaGCAGTTGCACAGGGAGGAAATCTGATTCATTGTTGCCTGATTCATTCAATAGCTTTGGTTACTCAACTCTCTTTTTTGCAACTCTCATGTCTTAACTTAGGGTGTCGACGTGAGACGTGACAAACCGCTGAGTGCCCTTTAATAGAACCTCAGTGTGAAGGGTTTTGAATTAGTAAGATTTAATATAAAGAGTAAATCACTCCCGGTTTCTTACCAACCTCTGCTTTTGCCCTTTTTAGGTGAAGATCAAGGATCCCAAAATGGAATTTAATTTGAAGTCGACAGCTGTAATGCTTTATGACCGGTTGATGCAAAATGCAGGTGAGTCATAAAGTGTTCACTCTAGAGTTGCTTCATTCACAACTTAAAAACCTGACACTCTCACTTTGACTGGTTTCTGTTGGCCGTGACAGTGGGCTTTTTAATTCAAGCACTGATCTGACAGACCTGTGGACATGTTTCTGTTGCAGACTCGCGCACAGGCGACTGGTTCCTCATGTCGTCCCCTTTCCCACAAACGATCGTCATTGCAGCGTACATTTACTTTGTCACCTCGCTCGGGCCTCGGCTAATGGAGAACCGCAAGGCCTTCGACCTCAAAGGACTCCTGATTTTCTACAACTTTGGCGTGGTCGCCCTCTCATTGTACATGATCTACGAGGTGAGTCATTGTCTTGTCTCTTTGCGTTCTTGATGTGAAGTGCCAActtttgacattaaaatgtgagGTTTCGCAGCGCAGTCGGAAAACGAGTATTTCTTTGCATTGTGGGCTTATTTGATAAGAACAGAATCGTGACGCGTGACAATGACCTTGTTTTGGTTCATGGACGGACTTGATTGAACTGAGGGTAAACCGGATTGACGGGTGTCGTTTCCTTTTCTCTGGAATGTGTTCTGTGACTGTTGCCTTCAGTGCCCGACTTCCAGCAAGCATGCTGAGACACTTAATGTCTTTGTTCATAAATGACTtgaagtttgttgtttttttttttttgtttgtttttttaaattagaattGCAATAATTGTGAAATATAAAGTCTCATTGTATAACTGGGTGTGTTGTGGGACTATAGATATTGATAAACAAACAATTGTactcatttattataatttctCACTCTTGTAGTTCGTAATGGCAGGTTGGGGCACCGGATACACTTTTCGCTGCGACCTGATCGACTACTCACCACAGGGCGTGAGGGTAAGGCAAATCTGAATTTGGCACCAAACcttcatgtacacatgtatgtgttgCACCAATACTGAAATGTCTGTCTCCTGTAGATGGCAGCAGCGTGTTGGCTTTACTACTTCTCAAAGTTTATTGAGATGCTGGACACTGTAAgtagcagttgttgttgtttttaaatctgaacAATGTCCAaccgtgtgttttttttttttttgtcaacttgtgcttttttgttttgtttttttccaggtcTTCTTTGTCTTGAGGAAGAAGTACAGCCAGGTGACCTTTCTTCATGTCTACCATCACTCCATCATGCCTTTCACCTGGTGGTTTGGTGTTCGTTTTGCTGCAGGTAGAACTTTCtatctttaattattttttttttttttcattttcttaattgcatttattttgctttttgaaTGTCCCTTTTTAATAAACTATGCTCCCCATTTCAGGTGGCATGGGAACGTTCCATGCCATGCTCAACTGTGTCGTCCATGTCTTCATGTACTCGTATTACGGCCTGACTGCCATGGGCCCCAGTTACCAGAAGTACCTGTGGTGGAAGAAATACCTCACTACCATCCAGCTGGTGCGTTTAGTctgtctttaaaaatgtatttgctgaAGACCTGGCGTGAGTCCTTGCACTACAAGTTGCTGATGTGTTTGCTTATGGCTTTACAGATCCAGTTTGTCATGGTGACCACCCACATCTTTCAGTATTTCTTCATGGACTGCCCCTACCAGTTCCCCATCTTCGTGTACATCATCGGCCTGTACGGCCTGATTTTCCTGGTCCTCTTCCTTAACTTCTGGTACCACG from Solea solea chromosome 8, fSolSol10.1, whole genome shotgun sequence encodes:
- the elovl7a gene encoding elongation of very long chain fatty acids protein 7a isoform X1 translates to MLAYVGVCVCVADVKIKDPKMEFNLKSTAVMLYDRLMQNADSRTGDWFLMSSPFPQTIVIAAYIYFVTSLGPRLMENRKAFDLKGLLIFYNFGVVALSLYMIYEFVMAGWGTGYTFRCDLIDYSPQGVRMAAACWLYYFSKFIEMLDTVFFVLRKKYSQVTFLHVYHHSIMPFTWWFGVRFAAGGMGTFHAMLNCVVHVFMYSYYGLTAMGPSYQKYLWWKKYLTTIQLIQFVMVTTHIFQYFFMDCPYQFPIFVYIIGLYGLIFLVLFLNFWYHAYTKGKRLPKVLQAQTWAHHTNGVMNGNANHEKDE
- the elovl7a gene encoding elongation of very long chain fatty acids protein 7a isoform X2 produces the protein MEFNLKSTAVMLYDRLMQNADSRTGDWFLMSSPFPQTIVIAAYIYFVTSLGPRLMENRKAFDLKGLLIFYNFGVVALSLYMIYEFVMAGWGTGYTFRCDLIDYSPQGVRMAAACWLYYFSKFIEMLDTVFFVLRKKYSQVTFLHVYHHSIMPFTWWFGVRFAAGGMGTFHAMLNCVVHVFMYSYYGLTAMGPSYQKYLWWKKYLTTIQLIQFVMVTTHIFQYFFMDCPYQFPIFVYIIGLYGLIFLVLFLNFWYHAYTKGKRLPKVLQAQTWAHHTNGVMNGNANHEKDE